From Rhodopseudomonas palustris, a single genomic window includes:
- a CDS encoding LysR family transcriptional regulator, translated as MEIRHLRYFAAVARHLNFTAAADSLGVAQPPLSQQIRDLEAEIGTPLFERTTRRVALTRAGEDFLKQALAILERAETAVQRARSIGAGTAGILNVGLTGSVLTGPLGRAIQQFALNYPNVDLRIHEMSPDRQIAALKSGQTDVSFLRCPPQDAEIASELAWRESVRLVLPKGHPLAARKVTLADLRNESFVFLRLEDSLFAKYLWQCCFEAGYAPRVTHQTIESTSLTSLVAAGLGIAIIPEFVSKLAHPDVVYRPIAGQPISADVHALSTGANNPLAHQFITLVQTLSGKET; from the coding sequence ATGGAAATCCGCCATCTCCGCTACTTCGCCGCCGTGGCGCGGCACCTGAATTTCACCGCGGCCGCCGACAGCCTCGGCGTTGCCCAGCCGCCGCTCAGCCAGCAGATCAGGGATCTGGAAGCCGAAATCGGCACCCCGCTGTTCGAGCGGACGACGCGCCGCGTCGCGCTGACCCGCGCCGGTGAGGATTTTCTGAAACAGGCGCTCGCGATTCTGGAGCGAGCCGAAACCGCCGTGCAGCGCGCCCGCTCGATCGGCGCCGGCACCGCCGGCATTCTCAATGTCGGGCTGACCGGGTCAGTGCTGACCGGCCCGCTCGGACGGGCGATCCAGCAGTTTGCGCTCAACTATCCGAACGTCGATCTGCGCATCCACGAAATGTCGCCCGACCGACAGATCGCGGCGCTGAAATCCGGCCAGACCGATGTGAGCTTCCTGCGCTGTCCGCCGCAGGATGCCGAGATCGCCAGCGAACTGGCGTGGCGGGAATCGGTCCGGCTGGTGCTGCCGAAAGGTCATCCGCTGGCGGCCAGGAAAGTGACGCTGGCGGATCTCCGGAACGAGAGCTTCGTGTTTCTGCGGCTCGAGGACTCGCTGTTTGCGAAGTACCTGTGGCAGTGCTGTTTCGAGGCCGGCTACGCGCCGCGCGTCACCCATCAGACGATCGAGTCGACGTCGCTGACGAGCCTGGTCGCCGCGGGTCTCGGCATCGCCATCATCCCGGAATTCGTCAGCAAGCTGGCGCACCCCGACGTCGTGTATCGGCCGATTGCGGGGCAGCCGATTTCGGCCGATGTTCATGCGCTGTCGACGGGCGCCAACAACCCGCTGGCGCATCAGTTCATCACCCTGGTGCAGACGCTGTCCGGCAAGGAGACCTGA
- a CDS encoding class I SAM-dependent methyltransferase: MTDHWQNVYATKGEQDVSWFQDTPTISLDLIAALSLPPEAAILDVGGGASRLVDHLLDLGRRDLTVLDLSEAALATTRDRLGPRAAAIRWIVADVTRWTPERSYAVWHDRAAFHFLTAEADRAAYRDRLLRAVAPDGYAVVGTFAFDGPERCSGLPVARYDADGLQSQFAPEFEMTDSRRDIHATPWGAEQRFQFATFRRRN; encoded by the coding sequence ATGACAGACCACTGGCAGAACGTTTACGCCACCAAGGGCGAGCAGGACGTATCGTGGTTCCAGGATACGCCGACGATCTCGCTCGACCTGATCGCAGCGCTGTCGTTGCCGCCGGAAGCGGCGATCCTCGATGTCGGCGGCGGTGCGTCGCGGCTGGTCGATCATCTGCTCGATCTCGGCCGCCGCGACCTGACGGTGCTCGACCTGTCCGAGGCCGCGCTCGCGACCACGCGTGACCGGCTCGGCCCGCGTGCCGCAGCAATCAGATGGATCGTTGCGGACGTCACCCGATGGACGCCGGAGCGCAGCTACGCGGTGTGGCACGACCGCGCCGCCTTCCACTTTCTCACCGCTGAGGCCGATCGCGCGGCCTACCGAGACCGGCTGCTCCGCGCGGTGGCGCCGGATGGCTATGCGGTCGTCGGCACCTTCGCGTTCGACGGCCCCGAGCGTTGCAGCGGCCTGCCCGTGGCGCGCTACGACGCCGACGGTCTGCAAAGTCAGTTTGCGCCGGAGTTCGAGATGACCGACAGCCGCCGCGACATTCATGCAACGCCGTGGGGCGCCGAACAGCGTTTTCAGTTCGCGACGTTTCGGCGCAGAAACTGA
- a CDS encoding sigma-70 family RNA polymerase sigma factor: protein MDQLRDGPPPPSAEMSDCIVRIAAAQDRAAFETLFRHFAPRLKSYFARRCGDPVLAEEITQETLVSVWRNAAQFDPAKASASTWIFTIARNLGIDRLRQAKRPGFDPHDPAFVPDEEEPPDRRLERTETEQRVREVMETLSSNEKSVLMLSFYENQSHGQIAKQLGLPVGTVKSRIRLAFGKLRAALELPAGDLR, encoded by the coding sequence ATGGATCAACTGCGCGACGGTCCACCTCCGCCGTCGGCGGAGATGTCGGACTGTATTGTCCGCATCGCGGCCGCGCAGGACCGTGCCGCGTTCGAGACTCTGTTCCGACACTTCGCGCCGCGGCTGAAATCGTACTTTGCCCGGCGCTGCGGCGATCCGGTGCTGGCCGAAGAGATCACCCAGGAGACATTGGTCTCGGTCTGGCGCAACGCTGCGCAGTTCGATCCGGCAAAGGCGTCGGCCTCGACCTGGATCTTCACCATCGCGCGCAATCTCGGGATCGACCGGCTGCGGCAGGCGAAGCGGCCGGGTTTCGACCCGCACGATCCGGCATTTGTGCCCGATGAAGAGGAGCCGCCCGACCGCAGGCTGGAGCGCACCGAGACCGAGCAACGCGTGCGCGAGGTGATGGAGACGTTGTCGTCCAACGAGAAGAGCGTACTGATGCTGTCGTTCTACGAAAACCAATCCCACGGCCAGATCGCCAAACAGCTCGGCCTGCCGGTCGGCACGGTAAAGTCGCGGATCCGGCTCGCCTTCGGCAAGCTGCGGGCGGCGCTGGAGCTGCCGGCGGGAGACCTGCGATGA
- a CDS encoding ChrR family anti-sigma-E factor — protein MTVRHHISDDLLLSYAAGTLDEASSLLVATHLALCPHCRIRAAAADALGGQMLDALPAAEVTPDLWRNVVARTQTEPELASAMPASALRPRSDIVIPEPLRSYLGTDLAGLRWTRLAPWVQQISIDIPGCGPRARMLRFEAGTRVLEHGHSGRELTLVLHGTLCDGTAVMRRGDVAETDERTEHQPQAGPDGDCICLAVTDAPLRFKSRLARLLQPWFGI, from the coding sequence ATGACGGTCCGCCATCACATCAGCGACGATCTGCTGCTGAGCTACGCCGCCGGCACGCTGGACGAAGCCTCGAGCCTGCTGGTCGCTACCCATCTGGCGCTGTGTCCGCATTGCCGCATCCGAGCCGCGGCCGCCGATGCGCTCGGCGGACAGATGCTCGATGCGCTGCCGGCCGCGGAGGTGACGCCTGACCTGTGGCGAAACGTAGTGGCACGGACCCAGACCGAGCCGGAATTGGCCTCGGCCATGCCCGCATCTGCGCTGCGGCCTCGCTCCGACATCGTGATTCCCGAGCCGCTGCGCAGCTATCTCGGTACCGATCTGGCCGGCTTGCGCTGGACTCGGCTGGCGCCGTGGGTCCAGCAGATCAGCATCGATATACCGGGCTGCGGCCCTCGCGCCCGAATGCTGCGGTTCGAGGCCGGCACGCGGGTGCTGGAGCACGGCCATTCCGGGCGCGAGCTGACGCTGGTGCTGCACGGAACGCTGTGCGACGGCACGGCGGTGATGCGCCGCGGCGACGTCGCGGAAACCGACGAGCGTACCGAGCATCAACCCCAGGCCGGCCCGGACGGCGACTGCATCTGCCTCGCCGTCACCGACGCCCCGCTGCGATTCAAGAGCAGGCTCGCCCGGCTGTTGCAGCCCTGGTTCGGGATCTAG
- a CDS encoding AI-2E family transporter → MPASENKFFILLLVTVTGLFGWILWPLYSAVLWGMVIAILFAPLNRWLNQAFGFRRNLAALTSVTIIVLMVLLPLSLLGAALAREAAGMYTKIESGNLDLLNTLRELLAARPDWIGDLLGRFGVGNLADLQQRLSAVLLRGSQYLAGQALGIGQSTFDFTVNLFVMVYLLFFLLRDGDLVAGRIRRATPLGVDHQTRLLDKFTVVIRATVKGNMLIALIQGSLGGLAFYVLGISGALMWAVVMAFLSLLPAVGAGLVWLPMALYLIFTGSIWHGIGLIVWGALVIGMVDNVLRPILVGKDTRMPDYVVLISTLGGLEVFGLNGFVVGPVIAAMFIAAWDIYSTSREEAGDTPPIGASAGPVEVEPPPAAAARNDRGVPPAA, encoded by the coding sequence ATGCCGGCATCCGAGAACAAATTCTTCATTCTGCTGCTGGTGACGGTGACCGGCCTGTTCGGATGGATCCTGTGGCCGCTGTACAGCGCGGTGCTGTGGGGCATGGTGATCGCGATCCTGTTTGCGCCGCTGAACCGCTGGCTCAATCAGGCCTTCGGCTTCCGGCGCAATCTGGCGGCGTTGACGTCGGTGACGATCATCGTGCTGATGGTGCTGTTGCCGCTGTCGCTGCTCGGGGCCGCGTTGGCGCGGGAAGCAGCGGGGATGTACACGAAAATCGAGTCCGGCAACCTCGATCTGCTCAATACGCTGCGCGAACTGCTGGCGGCGCGGCCGGACTGGATCGGCGATCTGCTCGGCCGGTTCGGGGTCGGCAATCTGGCGGACCTGCAGCAGCGGCTGTCGGCGGTCCTGCTGCGCGGCAGCCAGTATCTGGCGGGGCAGGCGCTCGGCATCGGTCAGAGCACCTTCGACTTCACCGTCAATCTGTTCGTGATGGTGTATCTCTTGTTCTTCCTGCTGCGTGACGGCGATCTGGTCGCCGGGCGGATCCGGCGAGCGACGCCGCTCGGCGTCGATCATCAGACCCGGCTGCTCGACAAGTTCACCGTGGTGATCCGTGCGACGGTGAAGGGCAACATGTTGATCGCCCTGATCCAGGGCTCGCTCGGCGGCCTCGCCTTTTACGTGCTCGGCATCAGCGGCGCCCTGATGTGGGCGGTGGTGATGGCGTTTCTGTCGCTGCTTCCCGCAGTCGGTGCCGGTCTCGTCTGGCTGCCGATGGCGCTGTACCTGATCTTCACCGGCTCGATCTGGCACGGGATCGGACTGATCGTCTGGGGCGCGCTGGTGATCGGCATGGTCGACAATGTCCTGCGTCCGATTCTGGTCGGCAAGGACACCCGGATGCCGGACTACGTGGTGCTGATCTCGACCCTCGGTGGTCTCGAAGTGTTCGGGCTCAACGGCTTCGTGGTCGGGCCGGTGATTGCCGCGATGTTCATCGCCGCCTGGGACATCTATTCGACCTCCCGAGAGGAAGCCGGCGACACGCCGCCGATCGGCGCCAGTGCCGGCCCGGTGGAGGTCGAGCCGCCACCTGCGGCGGCGGCCCGTAACGACCGCGGTGTACCGCCCGCTGCCTAG
- a CDS encoding phospholipase, whose amino-acid sequence MSEAVVDDIVALLPPLLQTLESVGFVARYLHPPEFGALMQLTGTPDEALRAELPRLAGWPETFAHLREPLRGASDQALAAFAALRAVEAGQGDLTDVFRALRHLPQALEALYPLAATLPPVSSFFLAPETQQDEALLARLAQPKHPDSGVFHRLNEAASHGGYSLYVPEYYDPDREWPLVMALHGGSGHGRLFLWSWLRDARARGAIVVAPTATGRTWALMGEDVDSPNLACILDEVRGHWRVDPSRLLLTGLSDGGTFCYVSGLASDSPFTHLAPIAASFHPLLAGAADSARLRGLPIQIVHGRHDWMFPVEVARQAHEALVSAGADVSYREIADLSHSYPREANVALLDWLKVPAA is encoded by the coding sequence ATGAGCGAAGCGGTCGTCGACGACATCGTGGCATTGCTGCCGCCGCTGCTGCAGACCTTGGAGTCGGTCGGCTTCGTCGCGCGCTATCTGCATCCGCCGGAATTTGGTGCGCTGATGCAGCTCACAGGCACGCCGGACGAGGCGCTGCGTGCCGAACTGCCGCGACTGGCGGGCTGGCCGGAGACATTCGCGCATCTGCGCGAGCCGTTGCGAGGCGCGAGCGATCAGGCGCTCGCTGCATTTGCGGCGCTGCGAGCGGTGGAGGCCGGCCAGGGCGATCTGACCGACGTGTTTCGCGCACTGCGACATCTGCCGCAGGCGCTGGAAGCGCTGTATCCGCTGGCCGCGACACTGCCGCCGGTGTCGAGCTTCTTCCTCGCCCCCGAAACCCAGCAGGACGAGGCGCTGCTGGCTCGGCTGGCGCAGCCGAAACATCCGGACAGCGGCGTGTTCCACCGCCTGAACGAGGCAGCGAGCCATGGCGGCTATTCGCTCTATGTGCCGGAGTACTACGACCCCGACCGGGAGTGGCCGCTGGTGATGGCGCTGCACGGCGGCAGCGGCCACGGCCGGCTGTTCCTGTGGAGCTGGCTGCGTGACGCCCGCGCCCGCGGCGCCATCGTGGTGGCGCCGACCGCGACCGGACGAACCTGGGCGCTGATGGGCGAGGATGTCGATTCGCCCAATCTGGCCTGCATCCTCGACGAGGTGCGGGGGCATTGGCGGGTCGATCCGTCACGGCTGCTGCTGACCGGGCTCAGCGACGGCGGCACCTTCTGCTATGTCTCGGGCCTGGCCAGCGACTCGCCGTTCACCCATCTGGCGCCGATCGCCGCGAGCTTTCATCCGCTGCTCGCCGGCGCGGCGGATTCCGCGCGGCTGCGCGGGCTGCCGATCCAGATCGTGCACGGCCGCCACGACTGGATGTTTCCGGTGGAGGTGGCCCGGCAGGCCCACGAGGCGCTGGTCTCGGCCGGCGCTGACGTCAGCTACCGCGAGATCGCCGACCTCAGTCACAGCTACCCACGCGAGGCAAATGTCGCTCTCTTGGATTGGCTGAAGGTGCCGGCGGCGTAG
- a CDS encoding LrgB family protein encodes MNADPFSLWVYLSQTPLLWLTVTLLVYAATDAVSQATGRNPLVNPVLHAMWIIGVFLWATGTSYTTYFGGAQFVHFLLGPATVALAVPLYENRKLVLAAILPMALALVVGCVTAIVSVVWLAQLAGLPETVVLSLAPKSVTAGVAMGISESLRGDPSLTAVAVILTGILGAIIVSPLMNRLGIRDYRARGFAVGLASHGIGTARAFQVDAIAGVFAGIAMSLNALITALLVPVLVTLLVR; translated from the coding sequence ATGAACGCCGATCCGTTCTCGCTGTGGGTGTATCTGTCGCAGACCCCGCTGCTGTGGCTGACCGTGACATTGCTGGTCTATGCGGCGACCGATGCGGTGTCGCAGGCGACCGGGCGCAATCCGCTGGTCAATCCGGTTCTGCACGCGATGTGGATCATCGGCGTGTTCCTGTGGGCGACCGGAACCTCCTACACCACCTATTTCGGCGGCGCGCAGTTCGTGCATTTCCTGCTCGGCCCCGCCACCGTGGCGCTGGCGGTGCCGCTGTACGAGAACCGCAAGCTGGTACTGGCCGCGATCCTTCCGATGGCGCTGGCGCTGGTCGTCGGCTGCGTCACCGCGATCGTCTCGGTGGTCTGGCTGGCGCAGCTCGCCGGGCTGCCCGAAACCGTGGTGCTGTCGCTGGCGCCGAAATCGGTCACTGCGGGCGTCGCGATGGGTATCAGCGAATCGCTGCGCGGCGATCCGTCGCTGACCGCGGTCGCCGTGATCCTGACCGGCATTCTCGGCGCCATCATCGTCTCGCCGCTGATGAACCGGCTCGGGATACGTGACTACCGGGCTCGTGGCTTCGCGGTCGGTTTGGCTTCGCACGGCATCGGCACCGCGCGAGCGTTCCAGGTCGATGCCATCGCGGGCGTGTTCGCCGGCATCGCGATGAGCCTGAACGCCCTGATCACCGCGCTGCTGGTCCCGGTCCTGGTCACTCTGCTGGTGCGCTGA
- a CDS encoding CidA/LrgA family protein, which translates to MIASIGLILLCQLAGEVIARGLGLPLPSPVLGLLLLFVLLVARDYIKPLARGPLGNGGVEEASKGMLAHLSLLFVPAGVGVIQQLDMITAHGVAIMLVLAGSVLITLVVTVVTFVVVARLLSMWVPR; encoded by the coding sequence ATGATCGCCAGTATCGGCCTGATCCTGCTGTGCCAGCTCGCCGGAGAAGTGATCGCCCGCGGGCTCGGTCTGCCGCTGCCGAGCCCCGTGCTCGGATTGTTGCTGCTGTTCGTCCTGTTGGTCGCGCGCGACTACATCAAGCCGCTGGCGCGCGGACCGCTCGGTAACGGCGGGGTGGAGGAGGCGTCCAAGGGCATGCTGGCGCATCTGTCGCTGTTGTTCGTCCCGGCGGGGGTGGGGGTGATCCAGCAGCTCGACATGATCACCGCCCACGGCGTCGCGATCATGCTGGTGCTGGCCGGCTCGGTGCTGATCACCCTGGTGGTCACGGTGGTGACGTTCGTGGTCGTGGCGCGGCTGCTGTCGATGTGGGTGCCGCGATGA
- a CDS encoding AbrB family transcriptional regulator — translation MPTDSAPAATSWLPTTLHVVETIAIGCAGGALFYWAQLPGGLITGAMIAVGAAGLAGRKMGLPPPLSHIVLMALGVSLGSVVSPAMVHNLSSYPVTIGLLAVATLCATFGSSIYLQRVHGWDRTSALLAGSPGALSQIIMLATERKADVPGIAVVQVMRVIILTSAVPMVLALIGMAGHGALPSRGPEATPLVLAILIAVAVGVAFLLRLVNFPASWMFGAMLGSSVLHGTGWVEGTLPEWAYLAALVGIGTLIGARFGAIKPRTIVSYIGAALGSFAVAIAISAVFVVAIMLTTPVKLNDLVVAFSPGAMDAMMALALTLHIDPVFVGAHHLSRFIYVSIVTPGIVHWFGRSPDDVDD, via the coding sequence GTGCCTACAGATTCAGCGCCGGCCGCCACGAGCTGGCTGCCCACCACCCTCCATGTCGTCGAGACCATCGCGATCGGCTGTGCCGGCGGTGCGCTGTTCTATTGGGCGCAGCTTCCGGGCGGCCTGATCACCGGCGCGATGATCGCGGTCGGCGCCGCCGGTCTGGCTGGCCGCAAGATGGGGCTGCCGCCGCCGCTGTCGCACATCGTGCTGATGGCGCTCGGCGTCTCGCTCGGTTCGGTGGTGTCGCCCGCCATGGTGCACAATCTCTCCTCCTATCCGGTGACGATCGGGCTGCTCGCGGTGGCGACGCTCTGCGCCACCTTCGGCAGCAGCATCTACCTGCAGCGGGTCCACGGCTGGGACCGGACCTCGGCGCTGCTCGCCGGCAGTCCCGGCGCGCTGTCTCAGATCATCATGCTGGCCACCGAGCGCAAAGCCGACGTGCCGGGGATCGCCGTCGTCCAGGTCATGAGGGTGATCATTCTGACCAGCGCGGTGCCGATGGTGCTGGCGCTGATCGGCATGGCCGGCCACGGCGCGCTGCCGTCGCGCGGACCCGAAGCGACCCCGCTGGTTCTGGCGATCCTGATCGCGGTCGCGGTCGGCGTCGCCTTCCTGTTGCGGCTGGTGAACTTCCCGGCGAGTTGGATGTTCGGCGCGATGCTCGGCTCGTCGGTGCTGCACGGCACCGGCTGGGTCGAAGGCACCCTGCCGGAATGGGCCTATCTGGCAGCCCTGGTCGGGATCGGGACGCTGATCGGTGCGCGATTCGGCGCGATCAAGCCGCGCACCATCGTCAGCTATATCGGGGCGGCGCTCGGATCGTTCGCGGTCGCGATCGCAATTTCGGCGGTGTTCGTGGTCGCCATCATGCTGACCACGCCGGTCAAGTTGAACGACCTGGTGGTGGCGTTCTCGCCAGGCGCGATGGACGCGATGATGGCGCTGGCGCTGACCCTGCACATCGACCCGGTGTTCGTCGGCGCGCATCATCTGTCGCGCTTCATTTACGTCTCGATCGTGACGCCCGGGATCGTGCACTGGTTCGGGCGCAGTCCGGACGACGTCGACGACTGA
- a CDS encoding PRC-barrel domain-containing protein: MTIGRIMMAAAMFSAVGMTQALAECELADARLEEAIQNNPRLRGPANSQSVRDLRSLRDAALTLRSYGRHEDCERLLANIRELIAGPPMGSLGDNDEEQADIQNAAREPKVRHGAPLGSRDKKGAKPLVRIDQLTPGLRTDQMIGAEVRSADDKIVGEVRNIVFGTKDGRDYAIVASGGFFTTGKDSIVVPIKSLKVTQDRLSFFLPIAKDVMQKVPLMPDQDYNWLSDQAWRTRNDAFFATP, encoded by the coding sequence ATGACGATCGGACGAATAATGATGGCGGCTGCGATGTTCAGCGCCGTCGGCATGACGCAAGCGCTGGCCGAGTGCGAACTCGCGGATGCCCGGCTGGAGGAAGCAATCCAGAACAATCCGCGACTTCGGGGGCCGGCGAATAGTCAGTCGGTCCGCGATCTGAGGAGTCTGCGCGACGCCGCCCTGACGCTTCGGTCCTATGGCCGCCACGAAGACTGCGAGCGTCTCCTCGCCAATATTCGCGAACTCATCGCCGGACCGCCGATGGGATCGCTGGGCGACAATGACGAGGAGCAGGCCGATATTCAAAATGCCGCACGCGAGCCGAAGGTCCGACACGGTGCGCCGTTGGGCAGCCGTGACAAGAAGGGCGCCAAACCGCTGGTCCGGATCGACCAGCTGACGCCCGGATTGCGAACTGATCAGATGATCGGGGCGGAAGTCCGCAGCGCCGACGACAAGATCGTCGGCGAGGTCCGCAACATCGTGTTCGGCACCAAGGACGGCCGGGACTACGCGATCGTCGCGTCGGGCGGTTTCTTCACCACCGGCAAGGACAGCATCGTCGTCCCGATCAAGTCACTCAAGGTGACGCAGGATCGATTGAGCTTCTTCCTGCCAATAGCCAAGGACGTCATGCAGAAGGTGCCGCTGATGCCCGATCAGGACTACAACTGGCTCTCCGATCAAGCTTGGCGCACCCGCAACGACGCATTCTTTGCTACGCCCTGA
- a CDS encoding response regulator gives MPFSPPRIRILVVEDETFIRMDVVEMLIEAGFDVVEAVSADEGIRTLERDPDIRLMFTDIDMPGAMNGLKLAAAVRERWPPIRIIATSGQFKLQDGDLPPDARFFVKPCQPAQIIDAIRELTGGT, from the coding sequence ATGCCTTTTAGCCCACCCAGAATCCGCATTCTCGTCGTCGAAGATGAAACGTTCATTCGTATGGACGTAGTCGAGATGTTGATCGAGGCGGGGTTCGACGTCGTGGAAGCGGTCAGCGCGGACGAAGGCATCCGCACGCTCGAGCGCGATCCCGATATCCGGCTGATGTTCACCGACATCGATATGCCAGGCGCCATGAACGGGCTGAAACTCGCCGCCGCGGTTCGGGAACGGTGGCCGCCGATCAGGATCATCGCGACGTCGGGACAGTTCAAGCTGCAGGATGGGGATCTCCCGCCGGACGCGCGGTTCTTCGTCAAACCCTGTCAACCGGCGCAGATCATCGACGCCATTCGCGAGCTGACCGGCGGTACTTGA
- a CDS encoding sensor histidine kinase, with the protein MPTEQRPVYPTASDISHDYLQDELPYRRRQQALLREFGTAALQTRDFQQILQQAANLSARGLGCAYAKVLEYDPGGKRLVVRAGIGWPAGTIDHVSLGADIESPAGYAFQTGQSVISNHLQKETRFRTPKLLADHGIRRAINVLIRRGGEGNTPFGILEADSPDPGQFDDADADFLAGFAGLLGIAIERQHADAKLQAALDHEALLTREMSHRVKNSLTSVVGLLRVQARSSDSADVKSALENAAMRVASIAEVHDHLWRGSKVGFVDLSDFVGHLCKNLQNSAPEHTLQSRSDPIILSADKAIPLGLLVNELVTNAVKYAYVDGPGVIRMDAREINGHLLVEISDEGAGLPDGFDINQPRKSLGFRVIIGLVRQLMGELTISKNIPQGALFTIKFPLDPP; encoded by the coding sequence ATGCCTACCGAACAGAGGCCGGTTTATCCGACAGCCTCCGATATCTCGCACGATTATCTCCAAGACGAACTTCCCTACCGTCGGCGTCAGCAAGCTCTCTTGCGCGAATTCGGAACGGCCGCGCTTCAGACGCGCGATTTTCAGCAGATTCTGCAGCAGGCGGCCAATCTCAGCGCGCGTGGCCTGGGATGCGCCTACGCAAAGGTTCTTGAATACGATCCGGGCGGAAAGCGTCTGGTGGTGCGTGCCGGGATCGGCTGGCCCGCCGGCACGATAGATCACGTGTCGCTCGGCGCCGACATCGAGTCGCCCGCCGGCTACGCGTTCCAGACAGGGCAGTCGGTTATTTCCAATCATCTGCAGAAAGAGACGCGTTTCCGGACGCCGAAACTTTTGGCCGACCACGGCATCCGGCGTGCCATCAACGTGCTGATCCGACGGGGCGGCGAGGGCAACACGCCGTTCGGGATTCTCGAGGCCGACAGTCCCGATCCGGGGCAGTTCGACGATGCCGATGCAGATTTTCTCGCCGGCTTCGCCGGTCTGCTCGGCATTGCCATCGAACGCCAGCATGCCGATGCCAAGCTTCAGGCCGCGCTCGACCACGAGGCTTTGCTGACGCGCGAGATGAGCCATCGGGTAAAGAACAGCCTGACGTCGGTGGTCGGCCTGCTCCGCGTCCAGGCCCGCAGCTCGGACTCGGCCGACGTCAAAAGCGCGCTGGAAAATGCAGCCATGCGCGTCGCCTCGATCGCGGAGGTGCACGATCATCTCTGGCGGGGCAGCAAGGTCGGCTTCGTCGATCTATCCGATTTCGTCGGCCATCTTTGCAAGAATCTGCAGAATTCAGCGCCGGAACATACGCTTCAATCCCGGTCCGACCCGATCATCCTGTCCGCCGACAAGGCGATTCCACTGGGTCTGCTGGTCAACGAGCTGGTCACGAACGCCGTCAAATATGCCTATGTCGACGGGCCGGGAGTGATCCGGATGGACGCCCGCGAGATCAACGGCCACCTGCTCGTCGAGATTTCCGATGAAGGCGCCGGTCTGCCCGACGGATTCGACATCAATCAGCCGCGCAAGAGCCTCGGCTTCCGGGTCATCATCGGCCTGGTGCGGCAATTGATGGGCGAACTCACGATCTCGAAGAACATCCCCCAGGGTGCGCTCTTCACAATCAAATTTCCACTCGACCCGCCGTGA
- a CDS encoding disulfide bond formation protein B, translated as MTADPINHRGIASEPGRPARIAGGVALTVVVVALVALAAGWFAQLVLEMAPCKLCLEQRYAYYLDIPIGLLVAFAAWRGAPVWLLASGLAVLGLMAFGNAGLAAYHAGVEWQFWAGPSDCSGPILDLSKAGGLLAQLDTVKVVRCDEVQWRFLGLSFAGYNVLMSLALAGLCGWGLARIRR; from the coding sequence GTGACCGCCGATCCGATCAACCATCGAGGCATCGCTTCCGAGCCGGGCCGTCCGGCGCGGATCGCCGGAGGCGTGGCGTTGACGGTGGTCGTCGTCGCGCTCGTCGCGCTTGCCGCCGGCTGGTTCGCCCAGCTTGTGCTGGAAATGGCGCCGTGCAAACTCTGTCTGGAGCAGCGCTACGCCTATTATCTCGACATCCCGATCGGCCTTCTGGTGGCGTTCGCCGCTTGGCGCGGTGCGCCGGTCTGGCTGCTGGCGTCGGGGCTGGCGGTGCTGGGGTTGATGGCGTTCGGCAATGCCGGGCTGGCCGCCTATCACGCCGGCGTGGAATGGCAATTCTGGGCGGGGCCGTCGGATTGTTCGGGGCCGATCCTCGACCTCAGCAAAGCCGGCGGCCTGCTGGCCCAGCTCGACACGGTCAAGGTGGTGCGCTGTGACGAGGTGCAGTGGCGGTTCCTCGGCCTGTCCTTCGCCGGCTACAACGTGCTGATGTCCCTGGCGCTCGCCGGACTCTGCGGCTGGGGCCTCGCGCGGATCCGTCGCTGA